In Stieleria varia, one genomic interval encodes:
- a CDS encoding response regulator — protein MISVLVVDDSKFMARGIESILAEMGFNVVGVGHDGVQGLELFQQTRPDVTLLDVTMPNMDGLHCLQKIRELDPDAKVVMLSAVKDQDTVDRCIQSGAASFLQKPIKRTSPKDLSRLCETLECAVATTA, from the coding sequence GTGATCAGCGTTCTTGTCGTTGACGACAGCAAATTCATGGCACGTGGTATCGAATCCATCCTGGCGGAAATGGGATTCAACGTCGTCGGTGTCGGACACGACGGAGTCCAGGGATTGGAGCTGTTTCAGCAAACGCGTCCTGATGTAACGCTGCTGGATGTTACGATGCCCAATATGGACGGGCTACACTGCCTCCAGAAGATTCGCGAACTCGATCCAGACGCCAAAGTGGTCATGCTGTCTGCGGTCAAGGACCAAGATACCGTTGATCGATGTATTCAGAGCGGAGCTGCGAGCTTCCTGCAAAAGCCGATCAAGCGAACCTCCCCCAAAGACCTGAGCAGGTTGTGTGAGACTCTGGAATGCGCTGTCGCTACAACGGCCTGA
- a CDS encoding ATP-binding protein, whose protein sequence is MSSITDYTRTFGKVAAQTLLDMFGVPTDVLSDVEETVSVETSRSFIVSLYYTGTVYGEYLLAMDEETAARIIEIDEPITDENRHEVRDQICDALSETLNTIVGEAIVHVQESYPKLTLTAPRVFFGQIRYPHFKTGRAFLETAAGTIECHFCLDLMRLDLATSYEEAVQTLVTVNSQLKEANRHLAEQQAQLVLTEKMASVGILASGVAHEINNPLFFVDANIATMGDYLTAIDSMLVLYEKLCDSLQANGSDWINELDTIRKESEVQDIAFVMEDTKTLMTETREGIDRIKTIVQSLKDFSQAERAGMAEADVNVIASNTCRLIACELPPACRFEQNLSELPKLICNAAEIGQVLSSVIINAVQAIGDEGQVTLNSESTDSDIVLTVTDTGEGISDEHIDHVFEPFYSTKTEGQGSGLGLSIAYGIIKKHNGSITISSKPEQGTKVTITIPVANQLSSV, encoded by the coding sequence ATGAGTAGCATTACCGACTACACAAGGACATTCGGCAAGGTCGCGGCGCAGACGCTGTTGGACATGTTTGGAGTTCCGACCGACGTTCTCAGTGATGTCGAGGAAACTGTCTCGGTGGAAACGTCGCGATCTTTTATCGTGTCGCTGTACTACACCGGTACCGTTTACGGTGAGTACTTGCTGGCCATGGATGAGGAAACTGCTGCCAGGATTATCGAGATCGATGAACCGATCACGGACGAGAATCGCCACGAGGTGCGAGATCAGATCTGTGATGCTTTGTCCGAGACACTGAACACCATTGTCGGGGAAGCGATCGTTCATGTCCAAGAGTCGTACCCGAAGCTGACATTGACCGCCCCTCGTGTCTTCTTTGGCCAAATCCGCTACCCGCACTTTAAGACCGGGCGAGCCTTTCTCGAAACGGCGGCAGGAACCATCGAATGCCACTTTTGCCTCGACTTGATGCGTTTGGATCTGGCGACCTCGTACGAGGAAGCGGTGCAGACTTTGGTGACCGTTAATTCTCAGCTCAAGGAAGCCAACCGGCACCTTGCTGAGCAACAAGCTCAACTTGTCCTCACAGAAAAGATGGCATCCGTCGGAATCCTGGCCTCTGGAGTCGCGCACGAGATCAACAACCCGCTGTTCTTCGTCGATGCCAACATCGCGACTATGGGCGATTACTTGACCGCCATCGACTCCATGCTGGTTCTGTATGAAAAGCTTTGTGATTCATTGCAGGCCAATGGCAGTGATTGGATCAACGAACTGGATACCATTCGCAAGGAAAGTGAAGTCCAGGACATCGCGTTTGTCATGGAGGACACCAAGACCTTGATGACGGAGACGCGGGAAGGCATCGACCGCATCAAGACCATTGTGCAGAGCCTGAAGGACTTTTCTCAAGCCGAACGGGCTGGCATGGCAGAAGCAGATGTCAATGTGATCGCAAGTAATACGTGCAGGTTGATCGCCTGTGAACTGCCGCCAGCCTGCCGTTTCGAACAGAATCTCTCTGAGCTCCCCAAACTGATCTGTAACGCTGCGGAGATCGGCCAAGTACTTTCCAGCGTCATCATCAACGCCGTGCAGGCAATCGGCGACGAAGGACAGGTGACGCTCAACAGCGAGTCAACAGATTCTGACATTGTGCTTACCGTGACAGACACGGGTGAAGGAATATCCGATGAGCACATTGATCACGTTTTTGAACCGTTTTATTCCACCAAGACCGAGGGCCAAGGAAGTGGCCTCGGACTCTCGATCGCGTATGGAATCATCAAAAAGCACAACGGATCGATCACCATCTCCAGCAAACCGGAACAGGGCACAAAGGTCACGATCACCATCCCAGTTGCCAACCAGCTTTCGAGCGTTTAA
- a CDS encoding sigma-70 family RNA polymerase sigma factor, which yields MQGPETRASLIGKLGKSDSDDAWAEFVELYRPLVVRVALAKGLQHADADDLAQDVLATVGKAINSFDPLADGSFRGWLFKITRNLCVNQLTRGPFSGNRGPIGSGDSDVHRMLLQQPADEATVTLFETEHRRLRFQQAAEMLQARFTESTWLSFWLTAVDGRSIQSVADELGMTEGSVRVARCRVLAKLKDTLQSDD from the coding sequence TTGCAAGGTCCCGAAACACGAGCGTCATTGATCGGCAAACTGGGCAAGTCGGATTCCGACGATGCTTGGGCGGAGTTTGTGGAGCTGTACCGACCGTTGGTGGTTCGGGTGGCACTGGCCAAAGGGCTGCAGCATGCCGATGCGGATGACTTGGCCCAGGATGTTTTGGCGACGGTCGGTAAGGCAATCAACTCCTTCGATCCCCTCGCAGATGGCTCCTTTCGCGGATGGTTGTTCAAGATCACCCGTAATCTCTGCGTCAATCAACTAACGCGTGGCCCCTTTTCAGGAAACCGTGGTCCGATCGGATCGGGAGACAGCGATGTACATCGAATGCTCTTACAGCAACCTGCCGACGAAGCCACGGTCACATTGTTTGAAACAGAGCATCGTCGGCTTCGTTTTCAGCAAGCCGCCGAGATGCTGCAAGCGAGATTCACTGAATCGACGTGGCTTTCGTTCTGGCTGACCGCTGTCGATGGGCGATCGATCCAATCGGTTGCCGATGAACTCGGCATGACCGAAGGATCCGTGCGCGTGGCGCGTTGTCGCGTCTTGGCGAAACTCAAAGACACACTTCAATCGGATGACTAA
- a CDS encoding serine/threonine-protein kinase produces MIARFHYDDDTLQKLLEDDISDLQDELSHHVETCPQCQDRLEEITQRGLTWQEAGEMLRENQLVGESLRDSQFSASPRNATTYFLSPSDRQDSLGRFGRYEIMEVLGRGGMGIVMRGFDPELNRYSAVKVLAPELASSAAARKRFSREAKSAAAVVHPHVVPIQTVDQHGGLPYLVMPVVEGQSLQQRVEHDGPLPIIEVVRIAAQIADGLAAAHAQGLVHRDIKPANILLENGVERVQITDFGLARAADDASMTRSGVIAGTPQYMSPEQAHGDEVDQRSDLFSLGSVMYFMLTGRSPFRAETTMGVLSRIANDQPRPLRSIRPETPAWLEQVVFKLLAKLPQDRYVSAEQSKDLLADCLAHLQQPTAIPLPGGVPAFDAQRHPAAGNSVLSRLKVGHQRGKFFALAGLAFSLVLAGLLIVLEFNKGTLTIESEVDDVQIRVLQGSKVAEQLTVSRQGNQVRLAAGEYVVEIDGQMDGIDVVDGDVTLTRGGAAIVKIMDSRSKSVQDAVHPELDAVDTANTQPEIVHDRPNQNGIGFNDGYERYVQIQEPTTSGGSPTSLAPPSDEQILKVLKEKSLFPSGIPSVYEISRDVQRIVKEKTADYVDPTGMYPLIGKARMHHAHYKCSVYFDENADLTYPVTHSVKNGTRVAVIYIDQTHLHKIDDAEPVADSIDLAAAPEKALQSSVIDFTTVSNLRTKLQQADQRVNQVTQSIRVWEERVEMWEKNPEGRVDGEDVPNSDSMEDALASLESVKDQLATLLRDREFLHREVTSRFVILRKQAEIAKGELILAQSEIDTLKRLYRQGIVAKHEMDKKQQAAAKASLELTRLDKLVEQYISIVREFSLSGSAGRNSQREQSVDNADPFASRGTMQVLFQGPENARAVLKTKDGREIAFPERVNLRSGEMYAFSLSHVPGYPDLRLSGAIGLSNVSVQALAQAQAYYDYNAIPIQITNADIEACKNGISVTKVVYLPRSQEFTAVFSPVETLDSKRIDPGIDVVAEAERLGVLLAVLKLDKSSEPND; encoded by the coding sequence ATGATCGCACGCTTCCATTACGACGATGATACTTTGCAAAAGTTGCTTGAAGATGACATCTCCGATCTTCAAGATGAATTGAGCCACCACGTCGAAACTTGCCCGCAATGTCAAGATCGATTGGAGGAGATCACGCAACGGGGACTGACTTGGCAAGAAGCCGGCGAGATGTTGCGTGAGAACCAACTCGTAGGCGAGTCTCTCCGGGACTCGCAGTTTTCAGCGTCTCCGAGAAACGCCACGACGTATTTCCTGTCACCCAGCGATCGCCAGGATTCATTAGGACGATTTGGACGTTACGAGATCATGGAAGTTCTGGGCCGCGGCGGCATGGGTATCGTGATGCGTGGCTTCGATCCCGAACTCAATCGCTACTCAGCGGTCAAGGTACTTGCACCAGAGTTGGCCAGCAGCGCAGCGGCTCGCAAACGGTTTTCTCGAGAAGCCAAAAGTGCCGCAGCGGTCGTTCATCCGCACGTCGTACCTATCCAGACCGTTGATCAGCACGGCGGACTTCCTTATTTGGTCATGCCTGTCGTCGAAGGCCAAAGCCTGCAACAACGCGTCGAGCATGACGGGCCGTTGCCGATCATCGAAGTCGTCCGGATCGCAGCGCAGATCGCCGATGGCTTGGCTGCAGCACATGCTCAAGGTCTCGTTCATCGCGATATCAAACCGGCAAATATCCTGCTCGAAAACGGTGTCGAACGCGTCCAGATCACCGACTTTGGTTTGGCCCGCGCAGCAGACGATGCCAGCATGACACGCAGCGGCGTGATCGCTGGCACGCCTCAGTACATGTCACCCGAGCAAGCTCACGGCGACGAAGTCGACCAACGCAGTGATTTGTTTAGTCTCGGCAGTGTGATGTACTTCATGCTGACGGGGCGAAGTCCGTTTCGAGCCGAGACCACCATGGGTGTGCTCAGCCGTATCGCCAACGACCAGCCTCGACCGCTTCGCAGCATTCGTCCTGAGACACCAGCCTGGTTGGAACAAGTCGTCTTCAAACTGCTCGCCAAGTTGCCACAGGATCGCTATGTGTCGGCCGAGCAATCCAAGGACCTCTTGGCCGATTGCCTTGCCCATCTGCAGCAACCCACCGCAATTCCGCTGCCCGGGGGTGTTCCAGCTTTTGATGCTCAAAGGCATCCTGCTGCAGGGAACTCAGTGCTGAGTCGCCTGAAGGTTGGACACCAACGGGGGAAATTCTTTGCGCTCGCCGGGCTCGCATTCTCTCTGGTACTCGCCGGACTACTGATTGTTCTGGAGTTCAACAAAGGCACGCTCACGATCGAGTCGGAGGTCGACGATGTACAGATCCGAGTGCTTCAGGGAAGCAAGGTAGCGGAGCAACTAACGGTCTCGCGTCAAGGAAACCAGGTGCGTTTGGCGGCAGGAGAATACGTCGTCGAAATCGATGGTCAAATGGACGGGATCGATGTTGTCGACGGCGATGTGACGTTGACCCGAGGTGGTGCAGCGATTGTCAAAATCATGGATTCACGATCCAAGTCGGTTCAAGACGCAGTGCATCCCGAACTCGATGCCGTCGACACCGCGAATACCCAGCCTGAAATCGTTCACGACCGACCAAACCAGAATGGCATTGGCTTCAACGACGGATACGAACGTTATGTCCAGATCCAGGAACCGACAACCTCGGGCGGATCCCCCACGTCTCTGGCACCACCAAGCGACGAACAAATCCTCAAAGTACTGAAAGAAAAATCCCTGTTCCCCAGTGGGATACCGAGTGTCTACGAAATCAGTCGTGACGTTCAACGTATTGTGAAGGAAAAAACTGCAGACTATGTCGATCCAACTGGAATGTATCCGTTGATCGGCAAAGCTCGCATGCATCACGCGCACTACAAATGCAGCGTCTACTTTGATGAGAATGCTGATCTCACGTATCCCGTCACTCATTCAGTGAAGAACGGAACGCGTGTGGCTGTGATCTACATCGATCAAACTCATCTGCACAAGATCGATGACGCAGAGCCAGTTGCGGATTCAATCGATCTAGCGGCGGCACCCGAGAAAGCATTGCAAAGCTCCGTCATCGACTTCACCACCGTCTCGAATCTTCGAACGAAACTGCAGCAGGCAGATCAACGCGTGAATCAGGTCACCCAAAGCATCCGAGTCTGGGAAGAACGCGTGGAGATGTGGGAGAAAAATCCTGAAGGGCGAGTGGATGGAGAAGATGTCCCCAATTCAGATTCGATGGAAGATGCCCTGGCATCTCTGGAGTCCGTCAAGGATCAGCTTGCAACACTGCTGCGAGACCGAGAATTCTTGCACCGGGAAGTGACCTCCAGGTTCGTGATTCTGCGTAAACAAGCTGAGATAGCTAAAGGGGAACTCATCTTGGCCCAGTCTGAAATCGACACTCTCAAACGACTTTACCGACAGGGGATTGTCGCCAAGCACGAGATGGACAAAAAGCAGCAGGCTGCCGCAAAGGCGAGTTTAGAGTTAACCAGATTGGACAAGCTTGTTGAACAGTACATCTCCATTGTCCGAGAGTTCTCGCTGAGTGGTTCTGCAGGACGCAACTCGCAGCGCGAGCAGTCGGTGGATAACGCGGATCCTTTTGCCAGCAGAGGTACGATGCAGGTCTTGTTTCAAGGACCAGAAAACGCAAGAGCGGTGCTGAAGACGAAAGATGGTCGTGAAATTGCGTTCCCCGAACGTGTGAATCTCCGATCCGGAGAGATGTATGCTTTCTCGCTTTCGCATGTCCCCGGGTACCCTGACTTGAGACTGTCAGGCGCCATCGGTCTGTCCAACGTCAGCGTACAGGCTCTTGCTCAGGCCCAGGCCTACTACGATTACAACGCGATTCCGATCCAGATCACAAACGCTGATATCGAGGCATGCAAGAATGGCATCTCCGTGACCAAGGTTGTCTATCTCCCCCGAAGTCAAGAGTTCACCGCGGTCTTCTCACCAGTGGAGACGCTTGATTCAAAACGTATTGATCCAGGCATCGATGTCGTCGCCGAAGCGGAGCGACTTGGAGTCCTGCTGGCGGTGCTGAAACTTGATAAAAGTAGTGAACCAAATGATTAG
- a CDS encoding DUF1501 domain-containing protein, whose protein sequence is MSDASIRDSIHHRRDLLRLFGAAGIGLTATACADDESESEPPYDGPFYVVVNASGGWDTTYLMDPKGVGGINRLYDNGDILTEGEIKFAPTSKHITEGMSNEDFFARYAKELLVLNGLDYSVNNHSPCSRYMATGHLDSAAYPTFAALVAACRGPECPLSFLTFGNYSATANLVPMARVPYIQSLKLLANADSVHGATQHPYHDDFASDRIEQTLAKQNQRSATRSSLPRQKRAESMLYAAQWNSQSLSRITPHIPKSVPKDPLSQQAEIALASFKAGVCVSANLTVGQFDSHQKNDEDQMKLLPRLLASIDYLLRRAEELQIREKLVLVMQSEMGRTPNYNNGDGKDHWSIGSIMFLGPGIRGNRVIGATDDAQMPHPFDPQSLSLNPENGIRVRPEHIHIALRELAGVADHPFAERFPFKVAETEKLADLWGIGET, encoded by the coding sequence ATGAGTGATGCATCAATTCGGGACAGCATTCATCATCGACGCGACCTTTTGAGGTTGTTTGGTGCTGCTGGCATCGGGCTGACCGCCACGGCGTGTGCGGACGATGAATCAGAATCTGAGCCGCCCTATGACGGCCCTTTCTACGTTGTCGTCAATGCGTCCGGTGGCTGGGACACGACCTATCTGATGGATCCCAAAGGCGTTGGCGGCATCAATCGACTGTACGACAATGGAGACATTCTGACGGAGGGTGAGATCAAATTCGCGCCGACAAGCAAGCACATCACTGAAGGAATGAGTAACGAGGACTTCTTCGCACGGTACGCCAAAGAGTTATTGGTGCTCAACGGTCTCGATTACTCGGTCAACAATCATTCACCGTGCAGTCGTTACATGGCGACCGGGCATTTGGATAGCGCGGCCTATCCGACGTTTGCCGCATTGGTCGCGGCATGTCGCGGCCCAGAATGCCCCCTGTCGTTCTTGACTTTTGGCAACTATTCAGCGACTGCCAATTTGGTTCCCATGGCCCGCGTTCCCTACATCCAGTCGCTCAAGCTATTGGCGAACGCCGATTCGGTGCATGGGGCAACTCAACATCCCTACCACGATGACTTTGCGAGTGACCGAATCGAACAAACGCTCGCCAAACAAAACCAACGATCTGCGACGCGGTCGAGCTTGCCAAGACAAAAGCGTGCAGAGAGCATGTTGTATGCAGCTCAGTGGAATTCACAGTCGCTTTCACGAATCACTCCGCACATCCCCAAATCGGTCCCCAAAGATCCTCTTTCGCAGCAGGCGGAGATCGCCCTCGCTAGCTTCAAAGCCGGCGTTTGCGTCTCGGCCAATTTGACCGTTGGCCAGTTCGACAGTCATCAGAAAAACGACGAAGACCAGATGAAACTACTGCCACGTTTGCTGGCCAGCATCGACTACTTGTTGCGTCGTGCCGAGGAATTGCAGATTCGTGAGAAGCTGGTTTTGGTGATGCAAAGTGAGATGGGACGAACGCCAAACTACAACAATGGCGACGGAAAAGACCACTGGTCAATCGGCTCCATCATGTTTCTTGGACCCGGCATTCGTGGAAACCGAGTCATCGGCGCTACGGACGATGCCCAAATGCCTCACCCATTTGATCCTCAATCGCTCTCACTCAATCCTGAAAATGGCATACGGGTTCGTCCAGAACACATTCACATCGCATTGCGTGAATTAGCTGGGGTGGCCGACCATCCTTTCGCTGAAAGATTTCCCTTCAAAGTGGCGGAGACCGAGAAGCTCGCAGACCTGTGGGGCATCGGCGAAACTTGA
- a CDS encoding DUF1592 domain-containing protein, with product MTCRILVLILLQAFSHAVFADDGKKPVCFAANAFHDSWIKVGERICMKCHREGGEAEESDFRLNDRMSILQNCKSFTAMALHLEQDGRSRLVAKATGGLDHGGGEVIKAGSTELRILEEFVRRVQENPSRLSSPPTVDDLAGFFDGVIMLTDQRLLRRITLSLAARLPTDDERKMIASQGLKGIESVLASVMKEDAFYQRLQEGFNDIFLTRGYNGNGDDALSYNHFEKTRHWYQKFSLDHLPEKERQKARYKLADQYREALRREPMELVRYIVQNERPFSEILTADYTMVSPYTARGYGIFDEVQNQFDDPDDPYEFIPARLHALVHRNGKVQPTADGFYPHAGLLSMFQYLRRYPTTETNRNRLRARMYYQHFLGVDIMNLAPRVSDAAAIDAKYETPTMQAAECVVCHRTIDPIAALFQDYYNEDGHYGPRKDGWFTDMFAAGSEGIDLAEEDRWRALPWLGEQTSKDPRFAIAMAEHVYYLLMGRTVLAAPDDIDDPHFAARRKAFLAQRELIDNAAKQFAASSYNLKVIFQVIATSKFYRADGLSNPDDVDRLAELDDIGVVRMLSPEQVERKIVAVFGKPWGRLDDSYAILYGGIDSKEVTERLADPSGAIGALQRILANDVACKNVAADFALPAEQRLLFPNIEIDVVPDDDDPESERKIREAIVHLHWHILGREDDADSAEVAQTYELFTGIVQEAATIKSVEPRESYFCKSGDEPSPRDPDPHYTLRAWRSVVTYLLRRREFLYE from the coding sequence ATGACCTGCCGCATACTTGTCCTCATCTTGCTACAGGCGTTTTCGCACGCTGTGTTCGCTGATGACGGGAAAAAGCCGGTTTGCTTTGCGGCAAACGCCTTCCATGATTCGTGGATCAAAGTGGGCGAGCGGATTTGCATGAAGTGCCACAGAGAGGGCGGAGAAGCGGAAGAAAGTGATTTTCGACTGAACGACCGTATGAGCATCCTGCAGAATTGCAAGTCCTTCACGGCGATGGCTCTGCACTTGGAGCAGGATGGGCGATCAAGGTTGGTAGCCAAGGCGACTGGAGGGCTGGATCATGGAGGCGGCGAAGTCATCAAGGCAGGCTCAACAGAGCTTCGCATCTTGGAGGAATTCGTTCGTCGAGTCCAAGAGAACCCGTCCCGACTGAGCTCGCCGCCGACAGTGGATGACTTGGCTGGATTTTTTGACGGAGTGATCATGCTGACGGATCAGCGGTTGCTGCGTCGGATCACACTGTCTTTGGCTGCTCGCTTGCCGACCGACGACGAGCGGAAAATGATCGCTTCACAAGGCTTGAAAGGCATCGAATCTGTTTTGGCGTCCGTCATGAAAGAGGACGCGTTTTACCAACGATTGCAGGAAGGATTCAATGACATCTTTCTAACGCGAGGCTACAACGGAAATGGCGACGACGCGTTGTCGTACAACCACTTCGAGAAAACACGTCATTGGTATCAGAAATTCAGCCTCGATCATCTACCTGAAAAGGAACGTCAAAAAGCCCGTTACAAACTTGCCGATCAATACCGCGAAGCACTCCGCCGCGAACCCATGGAACTGGTCCGATATATCGTTCAGAACGAGCGTCCGTTCAGCGAGATCCTGACCGCCGACTACACAATGGTGTCACCCTACACTGCTCGTGGATACGGCATTTTTGACGAAGTGCAAAACCAGTTTGATGACCCGGATGATCCCTATGAGTTCATTCCGGCGAGGCTCCATGCGTTGGTACACCGCAATGGGAAAGTGCAGCCGACGGCCGATGGTTTCTACCCTCATGCTGGTTTGCTGAGCATGTTTCAATACCTGCGGCGATATCCCACCACCGAGACAAACCGAAATCGTTTGCGGGCGCGGATGTACTATCAGCATTTCCTGGGTGTCGACATCATGAACTTGGCACCGCGAGTCAGCGACGCGGCGGCCATTGATGCCAAGTACGAAACCCCGACCATGCAGGCGGCTGAATGTGTGGTTTGCCATCGAACCATCGATCCGATCGCTGCGCTGTTCCAGGACTACTACAACGAAGATGGTCACTACGGTCCAAGGAAAGATGGCTGGTTCACCGACATGTTCGCTGCCGGATCCGAAGGAATCGATCTTGCCGAAGAGGATCGCTGGCGAGCACTCCCATGGCTGGGAGAACAAACATCGAAAGATCCACGATTCGCAATCGCAATGGCCGAACATGTCTACTACCTCCTGATGGGCCGCACGGTGCTTGCGGCTCCCGACGACATCGACGACCCACATTTTGCCGCTCGGCGGAAAGCTTTCTTGGCACAGCGTGAGTTGATCGACAATGCGGCGAAGCAGTTCGCAGCGAGCAGCTACAACTTGAAAGTGATCTTCCAAGTCATCGCGACGTCGAAGTTCTACCGAGCTGATGGGTTGTCGAATCCAGACGATGTCGATCGTCTGGCCGAACTGGATGACATCGGTGTGGTTCGAATGCTGAGCCCCGAACAAGTCGAACGTAAGATCGTTGCGGTGTTTGGCAAACCGTGGGGACGCTTGGATGACAGCTATGCCATTCTGTATGGCGGTATCGACTCAAAGGAGGTCACCGAACGACTGGCTGATCCGAGCGGTGCGATCGGTGCTCTGCAACGGATCCTCGCCAATGATGTCGCCTGCAAGAATGTGGCTGCGGATTTTGCTCTGCCGGCGGAGCAGCGGTTGCTGTTTCCGAACATCGAGATCGACGTTGTGCCTGATGATGACGATCCGGAATCTGAACGTAAGATCCGCGAGGCGATTGTGCATCTGCACTGGCATATCTTGGGTCGTGAAGATGACGCCGATTCCGCCGAAGTGGCCCAGACATACGAGTTGTTCACCGGCATCGTTCAGGAAGCTGCCACGATCAAGAGTGTCGAGCCCAGAGAAAGCTACTTTTGCAAAAGTGGAGACGAACCCAGCCCGCGCGACCCCGATCCACACTACACGCTCCGCGCTTGGCGGTCAGTGGTCACCTATCTATTGAGACGTCGGGAGTTTCTGTATGAGTGA